Proteins found in one Bacteroidales bacterium genomic segment:
- a CDS encoding ABC transporter substrate-binding protein: MQKKINNYIFLFILLILISCKEKQNKTKENTVVKIATLKGPSAMSMVKMIDSKVFKDKNIKAEFIIKDEPIQIRALLLQNETDFAILPTTFAALLYNKGVQYKLAAIPVWGTLYLFGEDTCIKEWNDLKNKHIYVMARGMTPDVMFRFLLEKNNIDPENDVKLDYSFPTHIELANAVAANKAKLAVISEPLVSMVIAKNPKVKPIFSFDKEWEIATQGEIPLTQTALIVNPEFASKHKDLVDEFLTEYKKSSEWVNRNTVEASKLIVKYNIILNEKVAQSSISRSNIKFEYAYNIKDGINKYLEIFYNFDPKITGGKLPDEEFYYKK; this comes from the coding sequence ATGCAAAAAAAAATAAATAATTATATTTTTCTTTTCATACTACTAATTTTAATTTCTTGCAAAGAAAAACAAAATAAAACAAAGGAAAATACTGTTGTAAAAATCGCTACACTTAAAGGTCCGTCTGCAATGAGTATGGTTAAGATGATTGACAGCAAAGTTTTTAAGGATAAAAACATAAAAGCAGAATTTATTATAAAAGATGAGCCGATACAAATAAGGGCTTTGCTTCTTCAGAATGAAACCGATTTTGCTATTTTACCAACAACTTTTGCAGCATTATTATATAATAAAGGAGTTCAATATAAATTAGCTGCAATACCTGTTTGGGGAACATTATATCTTTTTGGTGAAGATACTTGTATTAAAGAATGGAATGACCTGAAAAACAAACATATATACGTAATGGCACGCGGTATGACACCTGATGTAATGTTTAGATTTTTGTTAGAAAAAAATAATATTGACCCTGAAAATGATGTTAAATTAGATTATTCATTTCCCACACATATAGAATTAGCAAATGCAGTTGCGGCAAATAAAGCAAAACTTGCTGTTATTTCAGAGCCACTTGTAAGTATGGTAATAGCGAAAAATCCAAAAGTAAAGCCGATTTTTAGCTTTGATAAAGAGTGGGAAATTGCTACACAAGGAGAAATACCTCTTACACAAACTGCTTTGATTGTAAATCCGGAATTTGCAAGTAAACATAAAGATTTAGTTGATGAATTTTTAACTGAATATAAAAAATCTTCGGAATGGGTAAACAGGAATACTGTTGAAGCTTCAAAACTAATTGTGAAATATAATATTATATTAAACGAAAAAGTTGCTCAAAGTTCTATTTCACGGTCAAATATTAAATTTGAATATGCATACAATATTAAAGATGGAATAAATAAATATCTTGAAATATTTTATAACTTCGACCCTAAAATAACAGGAGGAAAATTGCCTGATGAAGAATTTTATTACAAAAAATAA